One region of Desulfovibrio sp. JC022 genomic DNA includes:
- the panB gene encoding 3-methyl-2-oxobutanoate hydroxymethyltransferase, giving the protein MKKITAPDITALKGQRKISMVTAYDYPSGQIADGAEVDMILVGDSLGMVVLGYEDTLSVTMEDMLHHAAAVSRGAKRALIVGDLPFMSYQPSVQMAVENAGKFLSRTGARAVKLEGGFPFLEHVRAIIDSGVPVQGHIGLTPQHVARFGGFKAQGKNARSAAALVDEALALEAAGCFSIVLEAVPHEVAQEITARLSIPTIGIGAGPDTDGQVLVYHDILGLFDRFVPMFVKKFAQLRGESIDAIKCYIAEVGDGSFPAEGNFSRMDIEELKQFKALMQEKV; this is encoded by the coding sequence ATGAAAAAAATTACAGCTCCAGACATCACCGCCCTAAAAGGGCAGCGCAAAATTTCCATGGTAACCGCTTATGATTATCCTTCCGGTCAGATCGCTGACGGAGCTGAGGTGGATATGATTTTGGTAGGGGATTCATTGGGTATGGTTGTACTCGGCTACGAAGACACTCTTTCCGTGACCATGGAAGATATGCTCCATCATGCAGCAGCAGTTTCCCGAGGGGCGAAAAGGGCACTTATCGTTGGTGACCTTCCTTTTATGTCTTATCAGCCTTCGGTGCAGATGGCGGTGGAAAATGCGGGAAAATTCCTCAGCCGCACCGGAGCGCGTGCGGTGAAGCTGGAGGGCGGATTTCCTTTTCTGGAGCATGTGCGGGCTATCATTGATTCCGGTGTTCCGGTGCAGGGCCATATTGGACTGACCCCGCAGCATGTAGCCCGTTTCGGTGGGTTCAAGGCGCAGGGCAAGAATGCCCGTTCCGCTGCCGCTCTTGTTGACGAAGCTTTGGCTCTTGAAGCTGCTGGCTGCTTCTCCATAGTTCTGGAAGCGGTCCCCCATGAAGTGGCGCAGGAGATTACCGCGAGGCTTTCAATTCCCACCATCGGCATCGGTGCCGGGCCGGATACGGACGGACAGGTGCTTGTCTACCACGACATCCTTGGCCTTTTTGATCGTTTTGTTCCCATGTTCGTAAAGAAATTCGCCCAATTGCGTGGGGAAAGCATTGATGCCATCAAGTGCTACATTGCAGAAGTGGGAGATGGATCTTTTCCCGCAGAAGGAAATTTCAGTCGTATGGATATTGAAGAACTTAAGCAGTTTAAAGCCTTGATGCAGGAAAAAGTTTAA
- a CDS encoding S24 family peptidase, which produces MSKWFDESLERIKKATGTRTQVQLAEILNIRQSSISDAKRRSSIPAEWFIKLYRTHGLNPEWLSDGIEPVYLKPGKGKIAADQILSETTAQYGQVQSRGRIVPVSSMAGEDAGAEIWKPQQVSELNIPETYYRSSLVVLRAEGSSMEPSVRRNAFVGIDDSQKRLMAGDIYAIHVPYQGVVIRRVFFDPENARFILRPDDSQHPEQYIPVENHEKNVVGRVVWVMQEL; this is translated from the coding sequence GTGTCAAAGTGGTTTGATGAAAGCTTGGAGAGAATCAAAAAGGCTACCGGAACAAGAACTCAGGTTCAGCTTGCCGAAATTCTGAATATTAGACAGTCCAGCATCTCCGATGCCAAAAGAAGAAGCTCTATTCCTGCTGAATGGTTCATCAAGCTGTACAGGACCCACGGACTGAACCCTGAATGGCTTTCCGATGGAATTGAGCCTGTCTACCTTAAGCCGGGCAAGGGAAAAATTGCTGCTGACCAGATTCTGAGTGAAACAACTGCTCAGTACGGTCAGGTGCAGTCCAGAGGCAGGATCGTACCGGTCTCGTCCATGGCCGGAGAAGATGCAGGTGCGGAAATCTGGAAACCGCAGCAGGTTTCTGAACTGAATATTCCTGAAACCTACTACCGTTCTTCCCTGGTGGTTCTCAGAGCTGAAGGTTCTTCTATGGAACCGTCTGTACGCAGGAATGCCTTTGTAGGAATCGATGATTCCCAGAAAAGGCTGATGGCAGGTGATATCTATGCCATTCACGTTCCTTATCAGGGAGTGGTTATCCGCAGGGTCTTTTTTGATCCTGAAAATGCCCGTTTTATCCTTCGTCCGGATGATTCGCAGCATCCTGAACAGTATATCCCGGTTGAAAACCACGAAAAGAACGTGGTCGGACGGGTCGTCTGGGTAATGCAAGAGCTTTAA
- a CDS encoding sensor histidine kinase KdpD — MSSENKSADVSSYETEGPLGEGFHLSTGPGPEKMLQIQRRIHEKMDDYKDYSFSATEKRALMIFFDLAQEFDSLEDFFAVCTAVPRSLFNLDCRLYLAMGPDEFIPVGRTESRAPVCSSVPLEKTFRAGHLFIPIRGNLELVDQLPFKPAGDVIGCFEFYKMDDLSDHQSLFFEKFVNRVGFQLHSKILRRKGQEHLEFVRNLVKDVGHNVIVPNMYFKLFYNRLRDRIENIRKLESEVEGKSIQDIRNELEQLYSGLVSQFNEIHSHYEQTSLFLETLLRRQHFEEGRYIVEKRPCNLLKQIIEPQLERYRSRFEDRGIRLDISMGGVPDREVRIVADVGLISQVYANLFSNAVKYTRNETMCDGRRDKFAAYGWDMVKDYFRNGWDGLKLNVYTTGPHIQERDRKELFQPGFRSANVGNEYGSGHGLFFVRQVVELHGGEVGYEPQDGGNNFFFILPLGEN; from the coding sequence ATGAGCAGCGAAAATAAAAGCGCAGACGTGTCGTCCTATGAAACAGAAGGTCCGCTGGGAGAAGGATTTCATCTTTCTACCGGTCCGGGACCAGAGAAGATGTTGCAGATACAGCGGCGTATCCATGAGAAAATGGATGACTATAAAGATTACAGCTTTTCTGCAACTGAAAAGCGGGCCTTGATGATTTTTTTTGATCTAGCTCAGGAATTTGATTCCCTTGAGGATTTTTTTGCTGTTTGCACCGCAGTGCCTAGGTCCCTTTTTAATCTTGATTGCAGACTTTATCTGGCCATGGGGCCGGATGAATTCATTCCTGTGGGCCGTACAGAAAGCCGTGCGCCGGTGTGCAGTTCTGTTCCCCTTGAAAAAACTTTCCGTGCCGGACATCTTTTTATTCCTATTCGCGGTAATCTGGAATTGGTGGACCAGCTTCCCTTTAAACCGGCCGGAGATGTTATCGGCTGTTTTGAATTTTACAAAATGGATGATCTTTCCGATCACCAATCTCTATTTTTTGAAAAATTCGTTAACCGGGTCGGTTTTCAGCTGCATAGTAAAATCCTGCGCCGCAAGGGGCAGGAACACTTGGAATTTGTGCGCAATCTGGTCAAAGACGTCGGGCATAATGTCATTGTTCCCAATATGTATTTTAAGCTTTTTTACAACAGATTGCGTGACCGTATTGAAAATATCCGCAAGCTTGAATCCGAAGTAGAAGGAAAGAGCATTCAGGATATCCGCAATGAATTGGAGCAACTTTATAGTGGATTGGTCAGTCAGTTCAATGAAATACACAGCCACTATGAACAGACCAGTCTTTTTTTGGAAACCCTGTTACGCAGGCAGCATTTTGAGGAAGGGCGTTACATTGTAGAGAAGCGGCCTTGCAATCTGCTCAAACAGATCATTGAGCCGCAACTTGAGCGCTACCGTTCCCGGTTTGAGGATCGGGGAATCAGGCTGGATATCAGCATGGGCGGTGTGCCGGACCGTGAAGTGCGCATTGTTGCTGATGTGGGGCTTATTTCACAGGTTTACGCAAATCTTTTTTCCAATGCCGTAAAATACACCCGCAATGAAACAATGTGTGACGGGCGCAGGGATAAATTCGCTGCTTACGGTTGGGATATGGTAAAAGATTATTTCCGTAACGGCTGGGATGGTTTAAAGCTAAACGTTTATACCACCGGGCCGCACATTCAGGAGCGGGACCGGAAGGAGCTTTTCCAGCCCGGATTTCGCAGCGCAAACGTAGGTAATGAGTATGGTTCCGGGCATGGTCTGTTCTTTGTGCGTCAGGTTGTGGAACTGCATGGGGGCGAGGTCGGCTATGAGCCGCAGGACGGTGGCAATAATTTCTTCTTTATTCTTCCGCTGGGCGAAAATTAA
- the serB gene encoding phosphoserine phosphatase SerB yields MPEIILIQISGEDKPGLTSALTGVLAGYGIDILDIGQSVIHSQLVLGILIRIPREAESAPVLKDIMFKGYELGVNVKFKPTEADKYMDWVAAQGKPRHIATLVGHKVTGAHISRISQIIADNGLNIDMIHRLSGRIPMNGEPAPRHACVEFSVRGVPEDLDRMRSNFLEMAAEDQVDIALQEDNVFRRNRRLVAFDMDSTLIQAEVIDELAKAAGSGEIVSRITESAMRGEIDFKESLRQRLATLKGLDESVMEDIARTLPMTEGAERLITNLKKFGYKTAIISGGFTYFGEKLQEKLGVDYVYANRLEIKDGKLTGGVIGDIVDGAKKAELLRKIAEKEQISLQQSIAVGDGANDLPMLSIAGLGIAFHAKPKVKQDARQSISHFGLDSILYLIGLRDRDTD; encoded by the coding sequence ATGCCCGAAATAATTCTCATTCAAATATCCGGCGAGGACAAACCCGGCCTGACTTCTGCTCTGACAGGAGTTCTGGCGGGCTACGGCATTGATATTCTTGATATCGGCCAGAGTGTAATCCACAGCCAGCTGGTGCTTGGCATTTTGATCCGCATTCCCCGTGAAGCCGAGTCCGCTCCTGTGCTCAAAGACATCATGTTCAAGGGTTACGAACTGGGGGTCAACGTCAAATTCAAGCCCACTGAAGCTGACAAATACATGGACTGGGTCGCCGCCCAAGGCAAGCCCAGACACATTGCCACCCTTGTGGGCCACAAGGTTACCGGGGCGCACATTTCAAGAATTTCACAGATCATTGCGGACAACGGACTCAATATTGATATGATCCATCGTTTGTCCGGTCGAATTCCCATGAACGGAGAGCCTGCACCGCGCCATGCCTGCGTTGAATTTTCTGTTCGCGGTGTGCCTGAAGATCTGGACCGCATGCGCTCAAATTTTCTGGAAATGGCCGCCGAAGATCAGGTGGACATAGCCTTGCAGGAAGACAATGTTTTCCGCAGAAACAGAAGGCTGGTAGCCTTTGACATGGACTCCACCCTCATTCAGGCGGAAGTCATTGACGAACTGGCTAAGGCAGCCGGATCAGGCGAGATAGTCAGCCGGATCACCGAATCAGCCATGCGCGGAGAAATTGATTTTAAGGAAAGCCTGCGCCAGCGTCTGGCAACCCTCAAAGGCCTTGATGAATCCGTAATGGAAGATATCGCCCGCACCCTGCCCATGACCGAAGGGGCCGAACGACTCATTACCAACCTGAAGAAATTCGGCTACAAGACCGCCATCATATCCGGTGGATTCACCTATTTCGGAGAAAAGCTGCAAGAAAAACTGGGCGTGGATTATGTTTATGCCAACCGCCTTGAAATAAAAGACGGCAAACTGACCGGCGGAGTTATCGGAGATATTGTTGACGGTGCCAAGAAGGCCGAACTGCTGCGCAAAATCGCAGAGAAGGAACAGATCAGCCTGCAACAATCCATTGCCGTGGGGGACGGAGCCAATGACCTGCCCATGCTCTCCATTGCCGGGCTGGGTATCGCGTTTCACGCCAAGCCCAAGGTCAAACAGGATGCCCGCCAGTCCATCTCCCATTTCGGGCTGGATTCCATTCTCTATCTGATCGGATTACGCGACAGGGATACGGATTAG
- a CDS encoding DUF4198 domain-containing protein — protein sequence MKMKVVFLNLLLVVAMAVPASAHFQMIYTPEIAKNKGAETDVKLVFTHPFEAGHTMKMGMPEEFFMLHQKGEEGKIKKYDLKKLLKPITWTSLTNSGEAYEAKLPKKIVRSMGDYTLVLVPAPYYEGEEDIYIQQITKTYMNVGGLPGNWAAPAGLKTEWVPLVKPYAMWTGMTFKAQLLSDGKPVPNADVEVEYMNHEPDMKNNAFKKEEKAHAPHDAFVTMGVKTDAQGYVTFAIPKAGWWGFCALGSGPDKEFKGKELSQDAVIWIKAVDM from the coding sequence ATGAAGATGAAGGTAGTTTTCCTTAACTTGTTGTTGGTTGTTGCTATGGCAGTCCCCGCTTCTGCCCACTTTCAGATGATCTACACCCCCGAAATCGCGAAGAATAAGGGTGCTGAAACCGATGTGAAGCTTGTTTTCACCCACCCCTTTGAAGCAGGGCACACTATGAAGATGGGCATGCCGGAAGAGTTTTTTATGCTGCATCAGAAAGGTGAAGAGGGTAAAATTAAAAAGTACGACCTCAAAAAGTTGCTCAAGCCCATCACCTGGACCAGCCTGACAAATTCCGGTGAAGCTTATGAAGCAAAGCTGCCCAAGAAAATTGTTCGTTCCATGGGCGACTACACCCTGGTTCTGGTGCCCGCTCCCTACTACGAAGGTGAAGAAGACATTTACATCCAGCAGATCACCAAGACTTACATGAACGTCGGCGGCCTGCCCGGTAACTGGGCTGCTCCCGCAGGTCTCAAGACTGAATGGGTTCCCCTTGTTAAGCCTTATGCCATGTGGACCGGTATGACCTTCAAAGCTCAGCTCCTTTCCGACGGCAAGCCCGTTCCCAATGCTGATGTTGAAGTTGAGTACATGAACCACGAGCCCGACATGAAAAACAATGCTTTCAAAAAAGAAGAAAAAGCTCATGCTCCTCACGATGCTTTCGTAACCATGGGTGTTAAAACCGATGCTCAGGGTTACGTAACCTTCGCCATCCCCAAAGCCGGCTGGTGGGGTTTCTGCGCACTGGGTTCCGGTCCTGACAAAGAGTTCAAAGGTAAAGAACTCTCTCAGGATGCTGTAATCTGGATCAAAGCAGTAGATATGTAA
- the feoB gene encoding ferrous iron transport protein B, with product MNAEGKKALKDNFLVALAGQQNAGKSTTYNMVTGANQHVANYPGVTVDKKVGSYREGKTRYEVVDLPGTYSLTSFSLEERVSREFLLEEKPDVVVNVMDATCLRRSLYFTFQVLEMNFPVTVALNMMDVAESQGLSIDLKELTKRLGVDVVATVGRKGKGKQALKAAIRKAVNQESYTRPVVIDYGDLEVHAKALEEQLAADASLGVLYPLRWLAIKLLENDSEARKIVETKHTAGKSIIEDALSRRMEFEDETGVNTSDYIVACRDRVAGEIVDACVTKEADSGQPISERIDRWVLNRALAPFFLLATVYLIYELSIVQGYELTKYTWPFLAKFRDIVAGVLPPAGLIEDSLLRSMVLWMVDSANTLLNYVPIFLILFALIAILEDSGYMARIAFILDRIFHSFGLHGQSTLPFILGGVFAGGCAVPGIMSTKGIPDERSRLATILTVPFMNCLAKIPLYTLLVNIYFADHKSWAMFFISTITIIMALIIAKILTTTVLKGRETAPFIMEMPNYHAPTFFGVAQRALERTWEYIKKVGSIVVAVSLCVFSLLQFPGLTDGRMDYYETEMSKAVATYDSKVAGNAYSGLATGDKMLPLLNLYDDYKRARMNSSGKEGAARVDHSFKKANPETFVLIKPRGDKAAKVVNRAVRKLSSKRKSLRRKIKEEKIKTSFFGMIGRSLEPVTKYAGFDWKVNIALISSFAARESSVATMGVLYQQGADDNQTLEQRMDNESQSSGMNSLHALAVLLFFALYPPCLAATIMVKVQTGSYKWMAFAIFFPTAVGFGVASAVFTLGNVLGASGITMMKGFYVFALSVALLIALAHKIASDKVSASYEYQPSNQ from the coding sequence ATGAACGCTGAGGGGAAAAAGGCACTGAAAGATAACTTTCTCGTCGCTCTTGCCGGGCAGCAGAATGCCGGTAAATCGACAACATATAATATGGTCACCGGTGCCAACCAGCATGTGGCCAACTATCCGGGTGTGACCGTAGATAAAAAGGTCGGCAGCTACCGTGAAGGTAAGACCCGCTACGAGGTGGTTGACCTTCCCGGAACCTACAGCCTGACTTCTTTCTCTCTTGAGGAAAGGGTTTCTCGTGAATTTCTGTTGGAAGAAAAGCCTGATGTGGTTGTAAACGTCATGGATGCGACCTGCTTGCGTCGCAGTCTGTACTTTACCTTTCAGGTTTTGGAGATGAATTTTCCGGTCACCGTTGCCTTGAACATGATGGACGTTGCCGAAAGTCAGGGGCTGTCTATTGATTTGAAAGAATTGACCAAACGTCTCGGCGTGGATGTAGTCGCTACAGTAGGACGAAAAGGCAAAGGTAAACAGGCCTTGAAGGCAGCCATCCGCAAGGCTGTTAACCAGGAGTCCTACACTCGCCCGGTGGTTATTGATTACGGTGATCTCGAGGTACATGCAAAAGCCCTTGAAGAGCAGCTTGCCGCAGATGCCAGCCTTGGTGTGCTTTATCCTTTACGCTGGCTGGCGATCAAGCTTTTGGAGAATGATTCTGAAGCCCGGAAGATTGTTGAAACAAAGCATACAGCCGGTAAGTCCATTATTGAAGATGCGCTTTCCCGCAGGATGGAATTTGAAGATGAGACCGGTGTTAACACCAGTGATTATATTGTTGCCTGCCGCGACAGGGTGGCTGGTGAGATCGTTGATGCCTGCGTGACCAAGGAGGCTGATTCCGGGCAACCCATCTCTGAAAGGATTGACCGCTGGGTTTTGAATCGCGCCCTTGCTCCGTTTTTTCTGCTGGCTACAGTCTACCTTATATATGAACTTTCCATTGTTCAGGGGTACGAACTTACCAAGTACACTTGGCCGTTTCTTGCCAAGTTCAGGGATATTGTAGCCGGAGTTTTGCCTCCGGCAGGATTGATTGAGGATTCGCTGCTGCGCTCCATGGTCCTCTGGATGGTGGATAGTGCCAATACTCTGCTCAACTATGTCCCAATCTTTCTGATCCTTTTTGCACTGATCGCAATACTTGAAGACTCAGGATATATGGCCCGTATCGCTTTTATTCTGGACCGTATCTTCCACAGTTTCGGACTGCACGGGCAATCAACCCTGCCGTTTATTCTGGGCGGCGTATTTGCCGGGGGCTGCGCTGTCCCGGGAATTATGTCCACCAAGGGGATTCCTGATGAAAGATCAAGACTGGCAACGATTCTGACTGTTCCGTTCATGAACTGCCTTGCCAAGATCCCTCTGTACACGCTTTTGGTGAATATTTATTTTGCGGACCACAAGTCATGGGCAATGTTCTTTATCTCGACCATTACCATCATTATGGCTTTGATCATTGCCAAGATCCTGACCACAACAGTCCTTAAAGGTCGTGAAACCGCGCCCTTTATTATGGAAATGCCCAACTACCATGCACCCACTTTCTTCGGTGTGGCCCAGAGGGCTTTGGAAAGAACTTGGGAGTACATTAAAAAAGTCGGTTCTATTGTTGTTGCGGTTTCTCTTTGCGTATTTTCTCTCTTGCAGTTTCCCGGTCTCACCGATGGACGCATGGATTATTACGAAACTGAGATGAGTAAGGCCGTTGCAACTTATGATTCCAAGGTGGCAGGCAATGCATACTCCGGGCTTGCTACAGGCGATAAAATGTTGCCGTTGCTTAATCTTTACGATGATTACAAGCGCGCCCGCATGAACTCATCCGGCAAAGAAGGTGCGGCACGGGTGGACCATTCTTTCAAGAAAGCCAACCCGGAAACCTTTGTTTTGATCAAGCCTCGTGGTGATAAAGCAGCCAAGGTTGTTAACCGTGCTGTGCGTAAGCTTTCATCCAAAAGAAAGTCCCTGCGCCGCAAGATCAAAGAGGAAAAGATCAAGACATCCTTCTTCGGCATGATCGGGCGTTCCCTTGAGCCTGTTACCAAGTATGCCGGTTTTGATTGGAAAGTTAATATCGCTTTGATCAGTTCTTTTGCAGCTCGCGAATCTTCTGTCGCGACTATGGGTGTGTTGTATCAGCAGGGTGCTGATGACAACCAGACCCTTGAGCAGAGAATGGATAATGAAAGCCAGAGCAGCGGTATGAATTCCCTACATGCCCTTGCGGTTCTCCTTTTCTTTGCCCTTTATCCTCCCTGCCTTGCAGCCACCATCATGGTCAAAGTGCAGACCGGGTCTTACAAGTGGATGGCTTTCGCCATTTTCTTTCCCACTGCGGTGGGCTTCGGGGTGGCATCCGCAGTCTTCACTTTGGGCAATGTTCTGGGAGCGAGCGGCATAACCATGATGAAAGGGTTTTATGTGTTTGCCTTGTCCGTGGCTCTGCTTATCGCACTGGCGCACAAGATCGCATCGGATAAGGTTTCGGCTTCCTATGAATATCAACCAAGTAACCAATAA
- a CDS encoding FeoA family protein, which produces MLNKFDFFNRESVSVRKRHRGAGGRRQGKPCHMRGKSLLDIPIGEKAVIRGHFSSGAVRQRLLDLGFVPGREIEVVRVATLGCPLELRVAGYCVTLRRTEAYQIEVEDER; this is translated from the coding sequence ATGTTAAACAAGTTTGATTTCTTTAACCGTGAGTCTGTTTCCGTAAGGAAAAGGCATCGTGGTGCCGGCGGAAGAAGACAGGGCAAGCCTTGCCATATGCGTGGTAAAAGCCTTCTGGACATTCCCATAGGCGAAAAAGCTGTGATCCGTGGGCACTTTTCAAGTGGCGCGGTAAGGCAAAGATTGCTTGATCTGGGTTTTGTTCCCGGCAGGGAGATCGAAGTGGTCCGTGTGGCAACGCTGGGCTGCCCTCTTGAATTGCGTGTTGCCGGTTACTGCGTAACCCTGCGACGCACTGAGGCTTATCAGATTGAGGTGGAAGATGAACGCTGA